In Haliscomenobacter hydrossis DSM 1100, the DNA window CGAGATAGTACTTTCGGATTGACTGCCGAATTCCCATCCATAGCTACCTTAATGAGCGCAAGCGGTTATGAAACTGCATTAATAGGAAAGTGGCATTTAGGTTTTCTTCCTCAACATAGTCCGGTTAAAAATGGATTTGATTATTTTTTCGGAATCCACAGTGCTGCCGCTGACTATATCTCACATAAGAGTGGTCTTCCCGGGAACCGGGCACATGACCTTTATGAAAATGATACACCTGTATATCCTGAAGGTTATCTGACAAATTTGTTTTCTCAAAAAGCAGTTGCATATATTAAACAGAAACACAACAAACCTTTTTTCCTGACGATAACTTATAACGCAGTTCATTGGCCGTGGCAGGGGCCAAATGATAAACCATATGCGGACTCGGTTGATTTCAGAACAGGTGGTTCTTCTGCTATTTATGCTGCTATGATGAAAAGGCTGGATGATGGCATCGGAGTTATCATGAAAGACAGAAATACGGTAATTGAAGATAGTCCAGGAAAATCTTATTCGAATATTGTTTCAGGCTCTAATGGAATCAATCCTATTTTTGAAGACAAAACAGGCAAATTATGGTTTGGTACGAATAGCAACACCTTCATTTATAATGGAAAAACATTTACAGTTGTTTCAAGTAAAGAAGGTAGAACTTTTACCAACGTTTGGTCAATAATAGAAGATAAAAGAGGAAATATATGGCTCGGTGGCGATGGGCTTTGGCGTTATGATGGCAGTATCTTTACCAATTTCTCCGAAAACAATATCCGTTATCTCTGCGAAGATAAAAAAGGTAACATTTGGGGGAGTGGAAGTGTTAATGGAAGATGGGCACTTTACCGTTTTGATGAAAAGTCATTATCTAATAAAAAGCCAACTGTAATTGAAATAACAGAATCATTAAACCTTTTTGGGATTTTTGAAGCCAATGATGGAAATATTTGGTTTGGCTCATTTGATGGAGTGTATCGTTATGATGGAAAGACCATCACGGACTTTAAAGATAAAGAGAGTCAGAAATAAAGTAATAGCCAAATGCCAAAAGTGCTGATTTCAAATAATTTCAAAAACACAGCCAATATTTTAGCCAAAAATTTGGCACGTTTTAATTTTATACCTTGCCAAATTGATAAAAATAACTTAGATTTGGCAGACTATAAAATCTAAGTTTGCCAAATCTAGTATTTTTTACATCAATTTGGCAAGATAATCAGCAATGAAACAATGAAAATCGCAGGCAGACAAGAGGAAATCGCACTGTTACAGAGCCTGATCGAAAAAGATGAATCCTCCTTTGTCGCTGTTTATGGCAGAAGGAGGATAGGTAAGACATATCTGGTAAGGCAAGTCTATGAAAACGAGATGGTATTCGAGTGCAGTGGTGTACTTGAAGAAAATATGGAACAACAATTAGAAAATTTTTGGCGCTCCCTGAATGAAATAAACCCACAATCACAGCCTCCACTACCCCCCAAAACCTGGCTAGAGGCTTTTTTCCAACTGCGTGCTTATTTGAACACGCAAAAGCAAGGCACGAAAAAAGTAATATTTCTGGATGAAATCCCTTGGTTCGAAACGCTGCGCTCGGGTTTTTTAGCCGCATTAGACAATTTTTGGAACCAATACTGCACCAAACGCAGCGACATCATTTTAGTGATTTGTGGCTCAGCGGCTTCTTGGGTTATTGACAAGGTCATCAATAGTAGAGGCGGTCTACACAATCGCTTGACCCACCGTATTCAACTGATGCCTTTTACTTTGGGCGAGACCAAAGCCTTTTTTGAGCTCAAAAACGTCAAATTGAGCTTGAAGGACATTGCCCAAATTTACATGTGCGTAGGTGGCGTGCCTTTTTACTTGAAAGACATCAAAGCGGGAGATAGTGTGGCGCAAATACTTGACCAGTTGTTTTATCACAAACAGGCGATTTTGAAAAATGAATTTCAAAATTTATACGCCGCACTTTTTAAAAACAATACCTTCCATGAGAAAATAGTGGAAGCCCTCTCGACCAAAAATAAAGGCCTGACCCGTAATGAAATCATCGAAATAGCAGGCGTAAAAGGCGGAGGTGGATTGACGACGGTTTTGGAAGAATTGACACAATGTGGCTTTATCATGCCGATTTACCCGATTAACAAGAAGAAAGAAAACTGCTTGTATCGCTTGATTGACGAATACTCCCTTTTCTATTTCAAATTCATCAAAGATGGCAAAGCCAAAAGCAGTTGGGCTCAAATTACGGAAAGCCCCGGATTCAAAATTTGGTCGGGTTATGCCTTTGAGAATCTGTGTTTCAAACATACCGATCAGCTAAAAAAAGCATTTGGTATCAGCGGCGTCATCACCAACGCATATTCCTACGTTTCGAAAGGCAAGGACGGACGGCAAGGCATACAAATAGATCTGATCATTGACCGCGCCGATAATTGTGTGAATATTTTAGAGGTGAAATTTCACAACACGGAATACGAAGTATCTGAAGCCTACGCTCGACAGTTGTTGGACAAAGCTTCCGTTTTTAAGGAGCATACCCACTCAAAGAAAAATGTATTCATCACGATGCTCAGCGTTTTTGGTGTAAAAAAGAATGAGCATTATTTGATGGCAGTCACCAATCAGTTGCTCATTGATGATTTGTTCAATTAGCTGGTGTAACCGAAATCATCGGCGAACAAGTGCTGATGCTGGACAAAAAAAAGCCGTAATATGGGTACGCATTTTGAATTGTCCGGAATGGGGCTTTTAAATATTGCGTACTTCGCATTTTGTATTGTTGCTGAAGTCACGAAGCTGTGCATTTTAAATCAATCTATTCATTATCAAGGCGATAAAACTAAAATTGCAGATACTTGGAGATTTTGTGCTCCTGGTTTATCTTTACCATACTGGCGCGGCAAGTGCGCATATTTCCGCGTTAGCGGCAAGTATAACCGACACTACCCAAGACTTTCTAACTGCTTAAAGACAGGAATTAACGACTTCCCTTTTTCGGTAAGATTATGTTCAATATGTAATGGCTTTTGCTGAATGACAACTTTTTCTAACAAGCCGACTTCTTCCAACTCTCTTAAAGCGACAGACAAAGTTTGCTTATTTGAACCTTCAATTTGACGCAACAAACTGCTAAATCGCAATGGTGCTTCAACAGCTAACCGAAAAATTTCAGGCTTCCATTTACCAGACAGCAACTTCAAAAGGCCTTGTGCAGGACAAGTTTCATTTTCAATAATTTCTTTTTTAGTAGTCATAATTTTCTGACTTATTGCGTAGTTGAAATTAAGTCCTCAACTTTGCACAAAGATAAACAAACGGTGTAAGACACTTTAAAAAAATGAAAATTACTTATCTTATTTTAATCACAATTTTCACTTTTGGCAATACTAGTTGTCAATCTCAAACAAAAAAGAAAATGGAAAATAACAATCCTTTAATGTGTGACCCTGAAAGTGGTATTTGCGAAATGCCAACTAACAAAACAAATTCAGCAGACAGCAGTTTGGTAAAAGCAAACAAGAAACCTCTAAAAATAACCTATTACACCGACCCAATCTGTTCTTCTTGTTGGGGCATTGAGCCACAACTACGAAAACTCAAATTGGAATATGGAAACAACATTGAAGTTGATTATAGAATGGGTGGTTTGTTGCCAAATTGGAGTTACAATAGTGGTGGCATTAGCAAACCTTCTGATGTAGCTCACCATTGGGACGAAGTAAGTGTTTATTACGATATGCCAATAGACGGGAATGTTTGGTTGGAAGACCCATTAAATTCTTCTTATCCACCTTCAATTGCTTTTAAAGCAGCACAAATACAAGACAATGAAAAAGCAATTTTGTTTCTTCGTGAAATACGAGAAATGGTTTTTCTTCAAAAAAAGAACATTACTAAATGGGAACATTTAGAATTAGCAGGAAAAAAAGTTGGACTTGACATTGTTAAGTTTAAAGCCGATTATGAAGGAAAAGCAAAAGAACTTTTTGAAGAAGATTTAAAATTAGGCAGAGAATTAGGGGTAAGGGGTTTTCCGACAATTTTTTTTACAGACACAACAGGACAAAAAGAAATGGTTTATGGTTCAAAACCATACAACACTTTTGAGAGTGCCTTGTTAAAACTGTCTCCAACTGCAATCAAAACCAACTATGACAGAACTTGGAATGCTGTATTTTCTAAATATCATTCATTGACCGCAAAAGAATTTTCCGAACTTACAGAAACACCAAGGAATGAAAGTGAAAAATATTTAGACGACTTAACAGCAAAAGGACATTTAGAAAAACTGACAACAAAAAACGGAGCAATTTGGACACTAAAAAATACCAGCCGCTAACAGGGGTTTGGCAAAATGGGGGCATTAGTGCTAAATTGAGCATTTGTACT includes these proteins:
- a CDS encoding sulfatase-like hydrolase/transferase; this encodes MFGSTHYRLKKSIITLSLALFVYSNIQSQRPNIIYIMTDDMGYGDLSCYGRKDYTTPNLDKLASQGIKFVNAYSAAPVCNPTRAAFMTGRYPAKTPIGLIEPLTQSKRDSTFGLTAEFPSIATLMSASGYETALIGKWHLGFLPQHSPVKNGFDYFFGIHSAAADYISHKSGLPGNRAHDLYENDTPVYPEGYLTNLFSQKAVAYIKQKHNKPFFLTITYNAVHWPWQGPNDKPYADSVDFRTGGSSAIYAAMMKRLDDGIGVIMKDRNTVIEDSPGKSYSNIVSGSNGINPIFEDKTGKLWFGTNSNTFIYNGKTFTVVSSKEGRTFTNVWSIIEDKRGNIWLGGDGLWRYDGSIFTNFSENNIRYLCEDKKGNIWGSGSVNGRWALYRFDEKSLSNKKPTVIEITESLNLFGIFEANDGNIWFGSFDGVYRYDGKTITDFKDKESQK
- a CDS encoding AAA family ATPase, translated to MKIAGRQEEIALLQSLIEKDESSFVAVYGRRRIGKTYLVRQVYENEMVFECSGVLEENMEQQLENFWRSLNEINPQSQPPLPPKTWLEAFFQLRAYLNTQKQGTKKVIFLDEIPWFETLRSGFLAALDNFWNQYCTKRSDIILVICGSAASWVIDKVINSRGGLHNRLTHRIQLMPFTLGETKAFFELKNVKLSLKDIAQIYMCVGGVPFYLKDIKAGDSVAQILDQLFYHKQAILKNEFQNLYAALFKNNTFHEKIVEALSTKNKGLTRNEIIEIAGVKGGGGLTTVLEELTQCGFIMPIYPINKKKENCLYRLIDEYSLFYFKFIKDGKAKSSWAQITESPGFKIWSGYAFENLCFKHTDQLKKAFGISGVITNAYSYVSKGKDGRQGIQIDLIIDRADNCVNILEVKFHNTEYEVSEAYARQLLDKASVFKEHTHSKKNVFITMLSVFGVKKNEHYLMAVTNQLLIDDLFN
- a CDS encoding winged helix-turn-helix transcriptional regulator, with translation MTTKKEIIENETCPAQGLLKLLSGKWKPEIFRLAVEAPLRFSSLLRQIEGSNKQTLSVALRELEEVGLLEKVVIQQKPLHIEHNLTEKGKSLIPVFKQLESLG
- a CDS encoding ClpXP adapter SpxH family protein; protein product: MENNNPLMCDPESGICEMPTNKTNSADSSLVKANKKPLKITYYTDPICSSCWGIEPQLRKLKLEYGNNIEVDYRMGGLLPNWSYNSGGISKPSDVAHHWDEVSVYYDMPIDGNVWLEDPLNSSYPPSIAFKAAQIQDNEKAILFLREIREMVFLQKKNITKWEHLELAGKKVGLDIVKFKADYEGKAKELFEEDLKLGRELGVRGFPTIFFTDTTGQKEMVYGSKPYNTFESALLKLSPTAIKTNYDRTWNAVFSKYHSLTAKEFSELTETPRNESEKYLDDLTAKGHLEKLTTKNGAIWTLKNTSR